One Flagellimonas sp. CMM7 genomic region harbors:
- a CDS encoding YopX family protein: protein MGNTKFRAKDLSNNQWVYGFYFETGNNSEGWIVEPDYEEHPELSGNPIEDLTSCYPVDIDTVGQFTGLKDKKGKDVYEGDIVGYGPDDPSIAKVVFHKGYYGLIYNTWKPDSRPSIIDDLDTQTMELIGNIYDSPELFEPQNY, encoded by the coding sequence ATGGGTAATACGAAATTTAGAGCAAAAGATTTATCAAATAACCAGTGGGTTTATGGATTCTATTTTGAAACAGGAAACAATTCTGAGGGTTGGATAGTTGAACCAGATTATGAAGAACATCCAGAGCTATCAGGAAATCCAATAGAAGATTTGACAAGTTGTTATCCAGTGGATATTGATACAGTAGGTCAATTTACAGGCTTAAAGGACAAGAAAGGAAAGGATGTATACGAAGGGGATATTGTTGGATATGGCCCAGATGACCCAAGTATTGCCAAGGTTGTTTTTCACAAGGGTTATTATGGCTTGATATACAATACATGGAAACCAGATTCTCGCCCTTCTATAATAGATGATTTGGACACTCAAACAATGGAATTGATTGGTAATATTTATGATTCTCCAGAATTATTTGAACCCCAGAATTATTGA
- a CDS encoding methyltransferase domain-containing protein — MKIEKKILDPCCGSRMFWFEKDNPDVLFSDIRELEDTLCDGRKLKVSPDVVADFRNLPFENESFKLVVFDPPHMEKLGESSWMAKKYGVLGLDWRTDIRQGFSECFRVLKEDGILIFKWNEAQVRVTELLKLTDNKPLFGHRTAKSGKTIWLCFMKRI; from the coding sequence ATGAAGATTGAAAAGAAAATATTAGATCCGTGCTGTGGTAGTAGAATGTTCTGGTTTGAGAAGGATAATCCTGATGTTCTTTTTTCAGATATAAGAGAATTAGAAGATACTTTATGTGATGGCAGAAAATTAAAGGTAAGTCCAGACGTGGTAGCTGATTTTAGAAACCTTCCATTTGAAAATGAATCTTTCAAACTAGTTGTATTTGACCCACCACATATGGAAAAGTTAGGAGAATCAAGTTGGATGGCCAAGAAATATGGAGTGTTGGGGTTGGATTGGAGAACTGATATAAGGCAGGGTTTTTCTGAATGTTTTAGGGTTTTAAAAGAAGATGGAATCTTAATATTTAAATGGAACGAAGCACAAGTTAGAGTAACTGAATTGTTAAAGCTAACCGACAACAAACCATTATTCGGACACAGAACAGCAAAATCAGGAAAAACAATCTGGCTTTGCTTTATGAAAAGAATTTAA
- a CDS encoding dATP/dGTP pyrophosphohydrolase domain-containing protein, which produces MDKRQFNEISEWQKQTFSHATPLSKIAHLKKEIDELEDDLKSDNTDRRLEFADCFFLLFGAAHADGMTYEDICSAIQEKFEINKSRDWGKPDKDGVVEHV; this is translated from the coding sequence ATGGATAAAAGACAATTTAATGAAATTTCAGAATGGCAAAAACAGACTTTCAGCCATGCAACGCCTTTAAGTAAAATAGCACACTTAAAAAAAGAAATCGATGAACTTGAAGATGATTTAAAAAGTGATAATACAGACAGGAGACTTGAATTTGCTGATTGCTTTTTTCTTCTTTTTGGGGCAGCACATGCGGATGGGATGACCTACGAAGATATTTGTTCGGCCATACAAGAAAAGTTTGAAATAAATAAAAGCCGTGATTGGGGAAAACCTGATAAAGACGGGGTTGTAGAACACGTTTAA
- a CDS encoding helix-turn-helix domain-containing protein → MSKLETIIECVEAEFGLDLQTKSRKSQFTNARYIYYMLAMKLTKTSLHRIASKIGFDHATLIHYRDNFVPSQRFKSSYFDILEAFRSKEYVPENLEEVDVQKLMYQRDELNEKIFNLESKIRYLMNSTKSPEEENLVRIFRGLTKKKREELMFKARTTLKVQQKMSAA, encoded by the coding sequence GTGAGTAAACTGGAAACCATAATAGAATGTGTCGAGGCGGAATTCGGTTTGGATCTTCAAACCAAATCACGTAAAAGTCAATTCACCAATGCGAGGTACATCTATTATATGTTAGCTATGAAATTGACCAAAACATCACTTCACAGGATAGCTAGCAAGATAGGTTTTGACCATGCAACCTTGATTCATTACCGCGACAACTTTGTACCGAGCCAAAGGTTCAAATCTTCATATTTCGATATTCTGGAAGCATTTAGATCCAAGGAATATGTGCCGGAGAACTTAGAAGAAGTGGACGTACAAAAACTAATGTACCAGAGGGATGAGCTTAATGAAAAGATATTCAATCTAGAATCCAAGATAAGGTACTTAATGAATTCAACAAAAAGCCCAGAAGAGGAAAATCTTGTAAGGATATTCAGAGGGCTGACCAAGAAGAAAAGAGAAGAGTTAATGTTCAAAGCCAGAACAACTTTAAAAGTCCAACAAAAAATGAGTGCAGCATGA
- a CDS encoding DNA cytosine methyltransferase, whose amino-acid sequence MTQGSVFSGFGGFDLAAEWMGWENIFHCEWNEFGQRVLKYYWPNAKSYGDIKTTDFRVYRGKIDVLTGGFPCQPFSTAGTREGTNDNRYLWPEYLRAIREAQPPIVIGENVTGILSMEQHEMFARVDSRRIVRFENYDEYEAVYTRQATLLVNDICEDLEKEGYAVQTFVVPAAGVGAPHRRDRVWFVANAIDGRDSGFSGEHEGKSGEARLPERHKIQRIEEPVDVRPEMDGDIAYTCGKRCHHGRDNRKERCFQGNQGSTKKSESKRKGRKCRTRETCETSTNSNKKGLQRCKDKGIFEGCRKNGNQQFARCIQSNWKEFPTQPPICGRDDGLPAELDGITFSKWRNESIKGYGNAIVPQVAYQFFEAIEHLKNIQ is encoded by the coding sequence ATGACACAGGGAAGTGTGTTCTCAGGATTTGGAGGTTTTGATTTAGCTGCTGAATGGATGGGATGGGAGAATATATTTCATTGTGAATGGAATGAATTCGGACAAAGGGTACTAAAATATTATTGGCCTAACGCAAAAAGTTATGGAGACATTAAGACAACAGACTTTAGAGTTTACAGAGGAAAAATCGACGTCCTTACAGGAGGGTTCCCATGTCAACCGTTCAGTACAGCAGGAACAAGGGAGGGAACAAACGATAATCGCTACCTCTGGCCTGAATATTTACGAGCAATACGGGAAGCTCAGCCCCCTATCGTCATTGGTGAAAATGTTACTGGTATCCTCTCAATGGAACAACACGAGATGTTCGCTAGAGTGGACAGTAGACGCATTGTACGCTTTGAGAACTACGACGAGTACGAAGCTGTATACACACGACAAGCTACTTTGCTCGTCAACGACATCTGCGAAGACCTTGAAAAAGAAGGATATGCAGTACAAACGTTTGTTGTTCCGGCTGCGGGTGTCGGCGCTCCCCATAGAAGGGACAGGGTCTGGTTTGTTGCAAACGCCATCGACGGTAGAGATAGTGGATTCTCCGGAGAACATGAGGGCAAGAGCGGAGAAGCACGGTTACCAGAACGGCACAAAATACAACGGATTGAAGAGCCAGTTGATGTACGACCCGAAATGGATGGGGATATTGCCTACACCTGTGGCAAGCGATGCCACCACGGGCGCGATAATAGGAAAGAACGATGTTTTCAAGGAAACCAAGGGTCTACCAAGAAAAGTGAATCAAAACGGAAAGGACGGAAGTGTAGGACTAGGGAGACTTGTGAAACTTCTACCAACTCCAACAAAAAGGGATTACAAAGGTGCAAGGACAAAGGAATCTTTGAAGGATGCCGGAAGAACGGAAACCAACAGTTTGCCAGATGCATTCAGTCAAATTGGAAAGAGTTCCCAACTCAACCCCCGATTTGTGGGCGAGATGATGGGCTTCCCGCCGAACTGGACGGAATTACCTTTTCAAAATGGAGAAACGAAAGTATCAAAGGATATGGTAATGCAATAGTTCCACAAGTAGCATATCAATTTTTTGAAGCAATAGAACATTTAAAAAATATACAATAA
- a CDS encoding recombination protein NinG: MKVNLKPCKGTRPETKGYGCGKMTVHRVYGLGKMCGCYSNWLLNSEAGKLKLKKATLKAAKPRLDLKKAEKEHKERMRLPEAIEKTQKLFNRYIRLRDTFKPCISSGILWKRDFDAGHFFPVKQYNELRFDYDNCHGQSIMDNRGNEGNFHGYAANLPLRIGDERFAELLKRGERSKRRIKKWTLHELEEIRNELKIKIKELEIKQL; the protein is encoded by the coding sequence ATGAAGGTGAACCTTAAACCCTGTAAAGGAACTAGACCCGAAACAAAAGGCTATGGATGTGGAAAAATGACAGTACACAGGGTTTATGGTTTAGGTAAAATGTGCGGGTGCTATTCCAATTGGTTGTTGAACTCGGAAGCGGGTAAACTGAAACTTAAGAAAGCAACCTTGAAAGCAGCAAAACCAAGATTGGATCTAAAGAAGGCAGAAAAAGAACACAAGGAAAGAATGAGACTCCCAGAAGCTATAGAAAAGACCCAGAAACTATTCAATCGGTACATCCGGTTAAGGGACACTTTTAAGCCCTGTATATCATCTGGGATACTATGGAAAAGGGATTTTGATGCCGGACATTTCTTTCCGGTAAAGCAATACAACGAACTCAGATTTGATTATGACAATTGCCACGGACAGAGCATTATGGATAACAGGGGCAATGAGGGCAACTTTCATGGATACGCTGCCAATCTGCCATTAAGGATAGGTGACGAACGTTTCGCAGAACTCCTAAAAAGAGGTGAAAGGTCAAAACGGAGAATCAAAAAATGGACTTTACATGAGCTTGAAGAAATAAGAAACGAGCTTAAAATTAAGATTAAAGAACTGGAAATAAAACAGTTATAA
- a CDS encoding single-stranded DNA-binding protein, giving the protein MNRVTLVGNLGNIPEANHTTSGKKVVNFTMATNKNYLNNSGEKVTDTEWHNVVVWGKLADVVEQHFEKGKKYLVEGEIKTETYEKNGEKKYSTKIVMNNFEFL; this is encoded by the coding sequence ATGAACAGAGTAACACTAGTTGGAAACCTTGGAAACATACCTGAGGCAAACCATACCACTTCAGGAAAGAAGGTTGTGAATTTCACAATGGCAACGAACAAAAATTATCTGAACAATTCAGGTGAAAAAGTAACGGATACGGAATGGCACAATGTAGTCGTCTGGGGGAAACTTGCGGATGTTGTGGAACAGCATTTCGAAAAGGGAAAAAAGTATTTGGTTGAAGGGGAGATCAAAACAGAAACATACGAAAAGAACGGGGAAAAGAAATACTCCACTAAAATCGTGATGAACAATTTTGAGTTTTTATAA
- a CDS encoding PcfJ domain-containing protein, translating into MDTTDKSNEGQEKTKEMTIEKYNNYAKGMDANQEVQTWVSTNLYNHLKKSEENQNEIEHIIDYLVSDKAPKRLKKMSYAQAKSNTDKWNKALIKKGAKINESEKDIEIVLELDNGFKWVKLVGENAFKREGALMRHCVSSYYGKDVDIYSLRDKKNEPHCTVEKDQQIKGKGNGNIHPKYISYVVSFLEWTGMEVSDNEMLNLGYINISDFKEDLSEECIKQSYKEVYLPKDFKFKDKEGSDFWSLDIMDKVPLLDLNLDIAIPLELIGKGCSYLLNKIFKAVKKDSGDYTQNASSGYNTKNASSGYNTQNASSGDYTQNASSGDYTQNASSGDYTKNASSGDYTQNASSGYNTQNASSGYNTQNASSGDYTQNASSGDYTQNASSGYNTKNASSGYNTQNASSGYNTQNASSGDYTQNASSGDYTKNASSGDYTKNASSGDYTKNASSGDYTKNASSGDYTKNASSGDYTKNASSGDYTKNASSGDYTTHDVKGEKCVVVAIGRNSKIKASKGTWITLAEYDGSYEIKLVRSAQIDGEELKENVWYQLINGEFTEVKI; encoded by the coding sequence ATGGACACTACAGATAAAAGTAACGAGGGACAAGAAAAAACTAAAGAGATGACCATCGAAAAATACAACAATTACGCAAAAGGCATGGACGCAAACCAAGAGGTACAAACTTGGGTATCCACAAACCTTTACAACCACTTGAAGAAAAGTGAAGAAAACCAAAATGAAATAGAACACATCATTGATTACCTGGTTTCGGACAAAGCCCCAAAGAGACTTAAAAAAATGAGTTATGCCCAAGCTAAATCCAATACCGATAAATGGAACAAAGCTCTTATCAAAAAAGGCGCTAAGATCAATGAAAGTGAAAAAGATATTGAGATTGTCCTAGAACTGGATAACGGGTTTAAATGGGTCAAGCTTGTAGGTGAGAACGCCTTTAAGAGGGAGGGGGCATTAATGAGACATTGTGTATCATCCTACTATGGAAAAGATGTTGATATATATTCTCTTAGGGACAAAAAGAACGAACCCCATTGTACAGTTGAAAAAGACCAACAGATAAAAGGCAAGGGCAACGGGAATATCCATCCTAAGTATATCTCCTATGTAGTTTCATTTCTCGAATGGACGGGAATGGAAGTGTCCGACAATGAAATGTTGAACCTAGGCTACATTAACATATCCGACTTCAAGGAAGATCTTTCTGAAGAATGCATCAAACAAAGTTATAAGGAAGTCTATTTACCAAAAGATTTCAAATTCAAGGATAAAGAGGGAAGTGATTTCTGGTCATTGGACATAATGGATAAGGTTCCACTATTGGATTTAAACCTTGATATCGCAATTCCTTTGGAGTTAATAGGAAAAGGATGTTCTTACTTATTGAACAAGATATTTAAGGCGGTCAAAAAAGATTCAGGAGACTACACCCAGAACGCAAGCTCAGGATACAACACCAAGAACGCAAGCTCAGGATACAACACCCAGAACGCAAGCTCAGGAGACTACACCCAGAACGCAAGCTCAGGAGACTACACCCAGAACGCAAGCTCAGGAGACTACACCAAGAACGCAAGCTCAGGAGACTACACCCAGAACGCAAGCTCAGGATACAACACCCAGAACGCAAGCTCAGGATACAACACCCAGAACGCAAGCTCAGGAGACTACACCCAGAACGCAAGCTCAGGAGACTACACCCAGAACGCAAGCTCAGGATACAACACCAAGAACGCAAGCTCAGGATACAACACCCAGAACGCAAGCTCAGGATACAACACCCAGAACGCAAGCTCAGGAGACTACACCCAGAACGCAAGCTCAGGAGACTACACCAAGAACGCAAGCTCAGGAGACTACACCAAGAACGCAAGCTCAGGAGACTACACCAAGAACGCAAGCTCAGGAGACTACACCAAGAACGCAAGCTCAGGAGACTACACCAAGAACGCAAGCTCAGGAGACTACACCAAGAACGCAAGCTCAGGAGACTACACCAAGAACGCAAGCTCAGGAGACTACACCACACATGACGTAAAAGGTGAAAAATGTGTAGTCGTTGCAATCGGTAGAAACAGCAAAATAAAAGCCTCTAAAGGCACATGGATAACCTTGGCTGAATATGATGGAAGTTATGAAATCAAATTGGTAAGGTCAGCACAGATAGACGGTGAAGAACTAAAAGAAAATGTCTGGTATCAATTAATAAATGGAGAATTCACTGAAGTAAAAATATAA